Proteins from a genomic interval of Candidatus Binatia bacterium:
- a CDS encoding TonB-dependent receptor, which translates to YGQATWTPPILNDKLRVTAGIRYTEEHVRMDHAWFSLSSPANAFRAAKSKTFGGTDGISPMGDISYQWTDDLMTYFRISRGFRAGGFTPTAPNRDAFTSFKPETLLSYEAGFKSQWLDNRLRVNADGFFSSYRNFQVSLFHPSGQSGAFSQQTNADKAEIWGMEFEAAAIPVRGVEASVNYSFLAPQYTKWIEPQFDVNGNVTGPGVDVTHQRAFAHTPHNQATVGLTYTAPRTTTGTFSAHVDTYWQDRVVFIANNQTAGAQADEGWAYALANGRLAYTGIPLQRGSLDVALFGRNLFDRKYRTYGIDFGSGLGYSGNIYGDPRTFGLQMVYNFSAS; encoded by the coding sequence TACGGGCAGGCCACGTGGACACCCCCGATCCTGAATGACAAGCTCCGCGTGACCGCAGGCATTCGCTACACGGAAGAGCACGTCCGCATGGACCACGCGTGGTTTTCCCTCTCGAGTCCCGCCAATGCCTTCAGAGCCGCGAAGAGCAAAACCTTCGGCGGCACTGACGGGATCTCGCCCATGGGTGACATTTCCTACCAGTGGACCGACGATTTGATGACCTATTTTCGGATCAGCCGCGGATTCCGGGCGGGCGGGTTCACTCCTACGGCCCCCAACCGCGACGCGTTCACCAGCTTCAAGCCGGAGACGCTCCTATCGTACGAAGCCGGCTTCAAGTCGCAGTGGCTCGATAACCGCCTACGCGTCAATGCTGACGGGTTCTTCAGCAGCTACCGTAACTTCCAAGTGTCGCTTTTCCATCCCAGTGGACAATCTGGCGCATTTAGCCAGCAAACAAATGCCGACAAGGCGGAGATCTGGGGTATGGAGTTCGAGGCGGCGGCCATCCCTGTGCGCGGCGTCGAAGCTTCGGTGAACTACAGCTTCCTGGCTCCGCAGTACACCAAGTGGATCGAGCCACAGTTTGATGTGAACGGCAATGTTACTGGTCCGGGGGTGGACGTGACGCACCAGCGCGCCTTCGCTCACACTCCTCACAACCAAGCGACGGTGGGGCTGACGTACACGGCACCACGGACCACCACCGGAACGTTTTCGGCGCACGTCGACACGTATTGGCAGGATCGGGTGGTGTTCATCGCCAACAACCAGACCGCCGGCGCGCAAGCGGACGAGGGGTGGGCTTACGCACTGGCCAACGGACGGCTGGCGTACACCGGCATTCCGCTCCAGAGGGGCAGCCTCGACGTGGCGCTGTTTGGGCGTAACTTGTTCGATCGGAAGTATCGCACCTACGGCATCGACTTCGGTTCAGGCCTGGGCTATTCCGGCAACATTTACGGCGACCCGCGCACCTTCGGGCT